In Rhodomicrobium lacus, the following proteins share a genomic window:
- a CDS encoding patatin-like phospholipase family protein: MPPFFAIRAGVSARVRVFAAAAACLGAAVALSGCAGLSIRNAPINSALTDSAEAAEAGNYVQTASPTVASGESDTVIGLSFSGGGTRASAFAFGVLQELARTEARGKAGPQPLIDQVSLVSGVSGGSVTAAYFALKGRDTFADFRRRFLVQDVEASLSTSVNLPNLMLLAKGGVNDRSGLPTWLEKNLFRGATFADVLKPGRPQLWINASDIYNRTTFIYNQTNFGALCSDLRRYPLSEAVAASAAVPFVFAPIVIENYADRCRFDMPDWTYSADRAGAPAILRASAGALKRYREKSDVQFVKLLDGGMTDNLGLSGFVLELAAATKPYEPLTPKQVVNLKRFLFVVVDAGRPPGGDLAKSAESPELMDLIQAVSDTAVDANVRAAYDAFVAQMESWRDRMIEYRCGLTPPEVVSYRGTTEGWDCRDLTLTVSKVSFDQMREASVRARLEKIPTRFKLPKDDVDLLISSAGSLLRQNPGYREFMATF; this comes from the coding sequence TTGCCGCCGTTTTTTGCCATTCGTGCCGGAGTTTCCGCGCGGGTTCGTGTGTTTGCCGCCGCCGCTGCGTGTCTCGGAGCCGCTGTCGCGCTTTCCGGCTGCGCGGGGCTCAGCATCCGCAACGCTCCGATCAACTCGGCGCTGACCGACAGCGCGGAGGCCGCCGAGGCGGGCAATTATGTTCAGACCGCAAGCCCCACCGTTGCCAGCGGGGAGTCGGACACCGTGATCGGCCTCAGCTTCTCGGGCGGCGGCACGCGCGCCAGCGCCTTCGCGTTCGGCGTGCTACAGGAACTCGCCCGCACGGAAGCCCGCGGGAAGGCCGGTCCGCAGCCGCTCATCGATCAGGTTTCGCTCGTTTCGGGCGTGTCGGGCGGCTCGGTCACGGCGGCGTATTTCGCGCTGAAGGGCCGCGACACCTTCGCAGACTTCCGCAGGCGTTTTCTCGTGCAGGATGTCGAGGCGTCGCTTTCGACCTCGGTCAACCTGCCGAACCTGATGCTGCTCGCCAAGGGCGGCGTGAACGACCGCTCGGGCCTGCCGACATGGCTTGAAAAGAACCTGTTTCGAGGCGCGACCTTCGCGGATGTGCTGAAGCCGGGACGCCCGCAGCTCTGGATCAACGCGTCCGACATCTACAACCGGACGACCTTCATCTACAATCAGACGAATTTCGGCGCGCTCTGCTCCGATCTGCGCCGCTATCCGCTTTCCGAAGCCGTCGCCGCGTCGGCGGCGGTGCCTTTCGTGTTCGCGCCGATCGTGATCGAGAATTATGCCGACCGCTGCCGCTTCGACATGCCGGACTGGACCTATTCGGCCGATCGGGCTGGCGCGCCTGCGATCCTTCGCGCGTCGGCGGGGGCGCTGAAGCGCTACCGCGAGAAAAGCGACGTGCAGTTCGTGAAGCTCCTCGACGGCGGCATGACCGACAATCTCGGCCTCTCCGGCTTCGTGCTCGAACTCGCGGCGGCTACCAAACCCTATGAGCCGCTGACGCCGAAGCAGGTGGTGAACCTCAAGCGCTTCCTCTTCGTGGTCGTGGACGCCGGGCGCCCGCCCGGAGGCGATCTCGCGAAAAGCGCCGAGTCGCCGGAGCTGATGGACCTCATTCAGGCCGTCTCGGATACGGCTGTCGATGCGAATGTGCGCGCGGCCTACGATGCCTTTGTCGCGCAGATGGAAAGCTGGCGCGACCGCATGATCGAATATCGCTGCGGGCTGACGCCGCCGGAAGTGGTTTCGTATCGCGGTACGACCGAGGGCTGGGATTGCCGCGATCTCACGCTCACCGTGTCGAAGGTGAGCTTCGACCAGATGCGCGAGGCGTCCGTGCGCGCGCGCCTCGAAAAGATCCCGACGCGCTTCAAGCTGCCGAAGGACGATGTCGATCTGCTCATCTCGTCGGCAGGAAGCCTCCTCCGGCAGAACCCCGGCTACCGCGAGTTCATGGCGACTTTCTAG
- a CDS encoding LutC/YkgG family protein: MAEKISAGETGSARDAIMARVRKGLGVRGDEPGRRGVVQTRLRNPAANLIPERARGTKPELVKQFQTTLENGGTGVVRVRTYKGVPEAVAAALRERNLPSRVRLGSDPFFRTFEAEPGLLEILGGAAEATDPIGLSHAFAGAAETGTLFLASGPDNPSTLNFLPEHHFVLIDAGDVFGSYEECWTKLRGVYGAGVMPRTVNLISGASRTADIEQTIVKGAHGPKNLVVFIVGSARE; this comes from the coding sequence ATGGCTGAAAAAATCTCGGCTGGGGAGACGGGGAGCGCGCGCGACGCGATCATGGCGCGCGTCCGCAAGGGGCTTGGCGTGCGCGGCGACGAGCCGGGGCGGCGCGGCGTGGTGCAGACGAGGCTTCGCAATCCCGCCGCCAACCTCATTCCGGAGCGAGCCAGAGGCACGAAGCCGGAACTCGTGAAGCAATTCCAGACCACGCTCGAAAACGGCGGCACCGGCGTCGTCCGCGTCCGCACCTACAAGGGCGTGCCCGAAGCGGTCGCGGCGGCGCTTCGCGAACGCAATCTGCCAAGCCGCGTGCGCCTTGGCAGCGATCCGTTCTTCAGGACGTTCGAGGCCGAGCCCGGTCTGCTCGAAATCCTCGGCGGCGCGGCGGAGGCGACCGACCCGATCGGCTTGAGCCATGCCTTCGCAGGCGCTGCGGAAACAGGAACGCTGTTCCTTGCGTCCGGGCCGGACAACCCTTCGACACTCAACTTCCTGCCCGAGCACCATTTCGTGCTGATCGACGCGGGCGACGTCTTCGGCTCCTATGAGGAATGCTGGACGAAGTTGCGCGGCGTCTATGGTGCAGGCGTCATGCCCCGCACGGTCAACCTCATCAGCGGCGCGTCGCGCACCGCCGACATCGAGCAGACCATCGTGAAGGGCGCTCACGGCCCGAAAAATCTCGTGGTGTTCATCGTCGGCTCGGCGCGCGAGTAG
- a CDS encoding LutB/LldF family L-lactate oxidation iron-sulfur protein — translation MEQTSLHFRENAARALTDSRLQRALGNVKTGFILKRAAARAALPEFDALRDEATAIKTHVIGHLDIYLEEYERRVLASGGHVHWARDAAEARDIVLAICREAGAKTVTKGKSMVSEEIGLNPALEAANIRPVETDLGEYIIQLRGETPSHIIAPAVHLNRDQIEGDFRSAHSDLPPERDLSEIVDLVGEARTVLRQKFLAADVGITGANFLIAETGSSVIVTNEGNGDLTQLLPRTHIVVASIEKLVPTLEDASTILRVLARSATGQEMTSYTTFSTGPRRDQDPDGPDAYHVVLLDNGRSEMLGTDFQDMLRCIRCGACLNHCPVYGAVGGHAYGSVYPGPMGAVLTPHLAGIHDAAHLPNASTFCGRCQAVCPMHIPLPKMMRHWRERDFAQQSALAAPKLALRAWAFLAKRAGFYRLATAAQGRLFSLIPRSMLTKLPLTKGWTAFRAMPKPASRPFLVQWQAREQEKQRLERLHHG, via the coding sequence ATGGAACAAACGAGCCTGCATTTCAGGGAGAACGCGGCGCGCGCGCTCACCGATTCCCGCCTTCAACGCGCGCTGGGCAACGTCAAAACGGGCTTCATCCTGAAGCGCGCAGCCGCTCGCGCGGCGTTACCAGAGTTCGACGCGCTGCGCGACGAAGCAACGGCCATCAAGACGCACGTCATCGGCCACCTCGATATTTATCTGGAAGAATACGAGCGCCGCGTGCTGGCCTCGGGCGGCCACGTCCATTGGGCGCGGGATGCCGCCGAGGCCCGCGACATCGTGCTCGCCATCTGCCGCGAAGCGGGCGCGAAGACCGTCACCAAGGGCAAGTCCATGGTGTCGGAGGAGATCGGCCTGAACCCCGCGCTCGAAGCGGCGAACATTCGGCCCGTGGAAACCGACCTCGGCGAATACATCATCCAGCTGAGGGGCGAAACGCCGAGCCATATCATCGCGCCGGCCGTGCATCTGAACCGCGACCAGATCGAGGGCGACTTCCGCTCCGCGCATTCAGACCTGCCGCCAGAGCGGGATCTGTCGGAGATCGTGGACCTTGTAGGCGAGGCGCGAACGGTGCTCCGCCAGAAGTTTCTCGCCGCCGACGTCGGGATCACGGGCGCGAATTTCCTCATCGCGGAAACGGGCAGTTCCGTCATCGTGACGAACGAAGGCAACGGCGACCTGACCCAGCTTCTGCCGCGCACGCATATCGTGGTCGCGAGCATCGAGAAGCTCGTGCCGACGCTCGAAGACGCATCCACCATCCTGCGCGTGCTCGCCCGCTCCGCCACGGGGCAGGAAATGACGAGCTACACCACGTTTTCCACCGGGCCGCGCCGCGACCAGGATCCGGACGGCCCCGACGCCTATCACGTCGTGCTGCTCGACAATGGCCGCTCGGAGATGCTCGGCACCGATTTTCAGGACATGCTGCGCTGCATCCGCTGCGGAGCCTGCCTCAACCACTGCCCGGTATATGGTGCGGTCGGCGGCCATGCCTATGGTTCCGTCTATCCCGGCCCGATGGGCGCGGTGTTGACGCCGCATCTTGCAGGCATCCATGACGCAGCACATCTGCCGAACGCCTCCACTTTTTGCGGGCGCTGTCAGGCTGTCTGTCCGATGCATATCCCCTTGCCGAAGATGATGCGTCACTGGCGCGAACGCGATTTCGCCCAGCAGTCCGCGCTCGCCGCGCCGAAGCTCGCGCTCAGGGCCTGGGCCTTCCTCGCGAAGCGGGCGGGTTTCTATCGGCTCGCAACAGCGGCGCAGGGGCGTCTGTTCTCGCTCATTCCTCGCTCGATGCTGACGAAATTGCCGTTGACGAAGGGCTGGACCGCTTTCCGCGCGATGCCGAAACCCGCCTCGCGCCCCTTCCTCGTGCAGTGGCAAGCGCGGGAACAGGAAAAGCAGCGTCTCGAAAGGCTGCATCATGGCTGA
- a CDS encoding Dps family protein, producing the protein MSDKYAAKHVVRAPEAQPHLDLDKGQETQPWGTLTDLPIALGENVRAQSIETLNQVLADTITLRDMYKKHHWQVSGPTFYQLHLLFDKHYGEQNELVDTIAERISGLGGVQVAMAPDVAEMTMIRRPPKGRENPAKQISRLLEAHRHILAEAREGAKIAAESGDDGTNDLLVSDLIRLHEQQVWFLSEHLVAARLD; encoded by the coding sequence ATGAGCGACAAATACGCAGCAAAGCACGTCGTCCGCGCCCCCGAAGCGCAACCGCATCTCGATCTGGACAAGGGGCAGGAGACACAACCCTGGGGCACGCTGACGGACCTTCCCATCGCGCTCGGGGAGAATGTGCGCGCGCAGAGCATCGAGACCTTGAATCAGGTGCTGGCCGACACGATCACGCTGCGCGACATGTACAAGAAGCATCATTGGCAGGTGAGCGGCCCCACCTTCTACCAGCTCCATCTGCTTTTCGATAAGCACTATGGCGAGCAGAACGAGCTTGTCGACACCATCGCAGAGCGCATCAGCGGGCTTGGGGGCGTGCAGGTGGCGATGGCGCCCGACGTGGCCGAAATGACGATGATCCGCCGTCCGCCCAAGGGGCGCGAGAACCCCGCGAAACAGATATCGCGTTTGCTGGAAGCGCACCGGCACATTCTTGCGGAAGCTCGCGAGGGGGCGAAAATTGCCGCCGAATCGGGTGACGACGGCACGAACGACCTGCTCGTCAGCGACCTGATACGCCTGCATGAACAGCAGGTGTGGTTCCTGTCCGAGCATCTCGTGGCGGCACGCCTCGACTAG
- the mog gene encoding molybdopterin adenylyltransferase, giving the protein MIPIGIVTVSDRASQGVYRDEGGPAIEAWMSRALVSPWRPERRLVADEQPHIEAVLRALADDDGCALVVTTGGTGPAPRDVTPEATAAVCERMLPGFSELMRRESLNAVPTAILSRQTAGIRGRTLIVNLPGKPAAIDVCLRAVMPAIPYCIDLIGGGRLETNADVCAAFRPR; this is encoded by the coding sequence ATGATTCCTATCGGCATCGTCACCGTTTCTGACAGGGCATCACAAGGCGTCTATCGCGACGAAGGCGGTCCGGCAATCGAGGCTTGGATGTCGCGCGCGCTCGTCTCGCCATGGCGGCCCGAAAGGCGTCTCGTTGCCGACGAGCAACCGCACATCGAGGCGGTGCTGCGGGCGCTTGCCGACGACGACGGGTGCGCGCTCGTCGTCACCACGGGCGGCACCGGCCCCGCTCCGCGCGACGTCACGCCGGAAGCGACAGCCGCCGTGTGCGAGAGAATGCTTCCGGGATTCAGCGAACTGATGCGCCGCGAGAGCCTGAACGCGGTGCCGACGGCGATCCTTTCGCGGCAGACCGCCGGGATTCGCGGGCGAACGCTGATCGTAAATCTGCCCGGCAAGCCCGCCGCCATCGACGTCTGTCTTCGCGCTGTCATGCCGGCGATCCCGTATTGCATCGATCTCATCGGCGGCGGTCGCCTCGAAACGAACGCCGACGTATGTGCCGCCTTTCGCCCGCGCTGA
- a CDS encoding molybdenum cofactor biosynthesis protein MoaE, whose translation MIRVQSDAFDPGEEISHLARAGGTGAIATFVGLVRDEGGTLFALTLEHYPGMTERALSLLEAEARGRWSLSDVRIVHRVGRMMPGEIIVFVGVAARHRAEAFAACEFLIDRLKTDAPFWKFEEGNEGGRWVDAHQTDDARADRWR comes from the coding sequence ATGATCCGGGTACAGAGCGACGCGTTCGATCCGGGCGAGGAAATCTCCCACCTCGCCCGCGCCGGTGGTACGGGTGCCATCGCAACCTTCGTCGGTCTCGTTCGCGACGAAGGCGGCACGCTTTTCGCACTGACGCTCGAACACTATCCGGGGATGACGGAGCGCGCGCTTTCTTTACTCGAAGCGGAGGCGAGGGGGCGCTGGTCGCTTTCCGATGTTCGCATCGTGCATCGCGTGGGCCGCATGATGCCCGGCGAAATCATCGTCTTTGTGGGGGTGGCGGCACGGCATCGCGCGGAAGCGTTCGCGGCCTGCGAATTCCTGATCGACAGGCTTAAGACCGACGCGCCGTTCTGGAAATTCGAGGAAGGAAACGAGGGCGGGCGCTGGGTGGATGCGCACCAGACCGACGATGCCCGCGCCGACCGTTGGCGATGA
- a CDS encoding glycosyltransferase family 61 protein, giving the protein MVSLQYKGRIHRGKFTARSLRYILSDQAARLFPALQRRWLLPVEPVPIGDVASGDIALPSVRVEAPLPDVHRTLGLVPPSPLQLTDHIYTLDDVIVTGWAGAMIKDGLLLTVRPRHNWVSGLRARPHRMRALSAERPWFNLMTPVPARGHIFHWLCNYILPLLAYLESGRAAEKPGLLVNATPSPFQDRTLAYLKERYGIGVVEALGPADAATVPRLLADVPVPHNPRGLQSPLALALLDDLGRFVAGGSQRPDDPKRLYISRNDARLRRVLNEEQLLPILQAFGFERLVLGKLPIERQVALFRNAEAIVAPHGAGLAHIAWAKPGTKVREFFPDLDAHGRRVKNASYDFWLMSQLVGHDYAVCLAGPVENRRDGFRIRETLLSDILASAAAEPFSEAVEAAPS; this is encoded by the coding sequence ATGGTATCCCTTCAATATAAGGGCCGGATACACCGTGGAAAATTCACGGCGCGAAGCCTGCGTTACATCCTGTCCGATCAGGCCGCGCGGCTTTTCCCGGCGCTCCAGCGTCGCTGGCTGCTTCCTGTCGAGCCGGTACCCATCGGGGATGTGGCGTCCGGCGATATCGCTCTGCCGTCGGTCCGCGTCGAGGCCCCGCTGCCGGATGTGCACCGGACGCTTGGCCTCGTTCCACCGTCACCGCTGCAACTGACCGACCACATTTATACGCTCGATGATGTCATCGTGACCGGCTGGGCGGGCGCGATGATCAAGGATGGCCTGCTGCTCACCGTTCGGCCGCGGCACAATTGGGTAAGCGGCCTTCGCGCGCGTCCGCACCGCATGCGCGCCCTGTCGGCCGAGCGCCCGTGGTTCAACCTGATGACGCCCGTGCCGGCGCGCGGCCACATCTTCCACTGGCTTTGCAATTACATCCTGCCGTTGCTCGCCTACCTCGAAAGCGGAAGGGCAGCGGAGAAGCCGGGACTTCTCGTCAACGCGACTCCGAGCCCGTTTCAGGACCGCACCTTGGCATATCTGAAGGAGCGTTACGGCATCGGCGTTGTCGAGGCTCTCGGCCCCGCCGACGCGGCGACCGTGCCGCGCCTTCTGGCGGACGTGCCTGTGCCCCATAATCCGCGCGGATTACAGTCGCCATTGGCACTTGCGCTGCTTGACGATCTCGGACGTTTCGTGGCTGGCGGCTCGCAGCGGCCGGACGATCCGAAGCGCCTTTATATCAGCCGCAACGATGCGCGTCTGCGGCGCGTGCTCAACGAGGAGCAACTGTTGCCGATTCTGCAAGCCTTCGGTTTCGAGCGTTTGGTGCTCGGCAAGCTCCCCATCGAGCGCCAGGTGGCGCTGTTCCGCAATGCAGAGGCGATCGTCGCGCCGCACGGCGCGGGGCTCGCGCATATCGCCTGGGCGAAGCCGGGAACGAAGGTTCGGGAGTTTTTTCCCGATCTCGATGCGCACGGGCGGCGCGTCAAGAACGCGAGCTACGATTTCTGGCTCATGTCGCAGCTCGTCGGGCACGACTACGCGGTCTGTCTCGCCGGGCCTGTCGAGAACAGAAGGGACGGTTTCCGGATCAGGGAGACGCTTCTGTCCGACATTCTTGCAAGCGCCGCGGCAGAACCTTTCAGCGAAGCCGTCGAAGCAGCGCCGTCCTGA
- a CDS encoding DNA-3-methyladenine glycosylase family protein, with amino-acid sequence MHFIRSDEDLAGHIEELVRAHPVFAPLRESAGVVPVRWLDRGFRGLVFVITGQQISVAAGRAIYGRLEGALGDITAETLAAADDTILREAGYSRPKMRTLRALQEAALSGGLDLAAIEAMDAGRAIVELSAIKGIGPWTAEVYLLFAAGHPDIFPAADVALQESMRLAFDLPARPSTRALREISDAWTPWRSAAARLLWAYYKVRKGGKLVTPV; translated from the coding sequence ATGCATTTCATCCGCTCCGACGAGGATCTCGCAGGGCACATCGAAGAGCTTGTGCGTGCGCACCCTGTCTTCGCGCCGCTCCGGGAATCGGCGGGCGTCGTCCCCGTGCGCTGGCTGGACCGGGGCTTCAGGGGCCTCGTCTTCGTCATCACCGGGCAGCAGATTTCGGTGGCGGCGGGCAGGGCGATCTACGGCAGGCTTGAGGGCGCGCTGGGCGATATCACCGCCGAGACGCTCGCCGCGGCGGACGACACGATCTTGCGCGAAGCGGGGTATTCGAGGCCCAAGATGCGCACGTTGCGCGCGCTTCAGGAGGCGGCGCTTTCCGGTGGCCTCGACCTTGCCGCCATCGAAGCCATGGACGCCGGGCGCGCCATCGTCGAGCTTTCGGCGATCAAGGGCATCGGGCCCTGGACGGCCGAAGTCTATCTGCTGTTCGCGGCAGGACACCCCGATATTTTCCCGGCGGCCGATGTTGCGCTGCAGGAATCGATGCGGCTCGCGTTCGACCTCCCCGCGCGGCCTTCGACACGGGCGCTGCGCGAGATTTCGGATGCGTGGACGCCGTGGCGCAGCGCCGCCGCCCGGCTTCTATGGGCGTATTACAAGGTCCGCAAGGGCGGGAAGCTCGTCACGCCGGTTTAG
- a CDS encoding TorF family putative porin: MSADLYSGGLKDGPVAVNPFTWSVWAGVTTDYQFRGISQNRRDATFQGGADVSYGIFYAGTALSGVNFDSRYNNNLQVDSNLEVDFYAGVKPVWNGITFDFGVITYNYPNQLKGTADLNFVEIKAGASKTIWSDLTAGVTAYYSPDYTGEVGGAWAVEGTLSKPVYKYADVDFTLSGTVGHQFFDEETKYGLNDYTYGNVGLTAAYKAFSVDFRYWNTTLDKGEAPGGADTSYAQAGSAFVATAKVTY, from the coding sequence ATGTCGGCCGACCTGTACAGCGGCGGCCTGAAGGATGGCCCGGTTGCGGTCAACCCGTTCACGTGGTCGGTCTGGGCCGGCGTCACGACCGACTACCAGTTCCGCGGCATCTCGCAGAACCGTCGCGATGCGACGTTCCAGGGCGGCGCTGACGTGTCCTATGGCATCTTCTATGCCGGCACGGCACTTTCCGGCGTGAACTTCGATTCCAGGTATAATAACAATTTGCAGGTCGACTCGAACCTCGAAGTCGACTTTTACGCGGGCGTCAAGCCGGTGTGGAACGGCATCACCTTCGACTTCGGCGTCATCACGTACAACTACCCGAACCAGTTGAAGGGTACCGCCGACCTCAACTTCGTTGAGATCAAGGCTGGCGCCAGCAAGACCATCTGGAGCGATCTGACGGCCGGTGTCACGGCTTACTATTCGCCGGACTACACGGGCGAGGTCGGTGGCGCGTGGGCCGTTGAAGGCACGCTGTCGAAGCCGGTCTACAAGTATGCCGACGTCGATTTCACGCTGAGCGGCACCGTTGGCCATCAGTTCTTCGACGAAGAAACTAAGTACGGTCTCAATGACTACACCTATGGCAACGTCGGTTTGACGGCCGCTTACAAGGCGTTCTCGGTCGACTTCCGCTACTGGAACACAACCCTCGATAAGGGTGAGGCCCCGGGCGGTGCAGACACGTCTTATGCCCAGGCCGGTTCGGCTTTTGTCGCAACCGCGAAGGTTACGTACTAG
- a CDS encoding Crp/Fnr family transcriptional regulator, which translates to MSDWIGRFPALEEVPATLRARLLNESRLVALPEGTRIFGPGQAPSSFLILLSGSVRVQQVSENGREIVLYRISAGESCALTTACILGYEDYRAEAVAETDVEAVATPRATFEDLIALSAPFRRFVFKTFSDRITDLFRIIDEIAFSRVDIRLAQKLAQLRNANGDVEATHQQLATELGTAREVVSRQLQEFQRRGWLKIGRGLVSVPADSALFDFARSSDHGSVT; encoded by the coding sequence ATGAGCGACTGGATCGGCCGATTCCCGGCCCTCGAAGAAGTTCCTGCGACCCTTCGCGCGCGGCTCCTGAATGAGAGTCGGCTTGTGGCCCTGCCTGAAGGCACGCGCATTTTCGGCCCGGGTCAGGCGCCGTCCAGCTTTCTGATCCTGTTGAGCGGCAGCGTCCGCGTTCAGCAGGTTTCGGAAAACGGGCGCGAAATCGTGCTCTATCGCATCTCGGCGGGCGAAAGCTGCGCGCTGACGACGGCCTGCATTCTCGGTTATGAGGATTACCGCGCCGAGGCTGTCGCCGAGACCGACGTGGAAGCCGTCGCCACGCCGCGCGCGACGTTCGAGGATCTCATCGCCCTGTCGGCTCCGTTCCGACGCTTCGTCTTCAAGACCTTCAGCGACCGCATCACCGACCTGTTCCGTATCATCGACGAGATTGCCTTCTCGCGGGTCGACATCAGGCTCGCGCAGAAGCTTGCACAGCTTCGCAATGCGAATGGCGACGTCGAGGCGACGCATCAGCAACTCGCGACCGAACTCGGCACGGCGCGCGAGGTGGTCAGCCGACAATTGCAGGAATTCCAGCGCCGGGGCTGGCTCAAGATCGGGCGGGGGCTTGTTTCCGTTCCGGCTGACAGCGCACTTTTCGACTTCGCGCGCTCAAGCGATCACGGTTCTGTGACTTAG
- the petA gene encoding ubiquinol-cytochrome c reductase iron-sulfur subunit yields the protein MNATVEDIGGDVSRRDFLYLATGAFAAIGAAGALWPLVDQMNPDASALSLATIEVDLAPIQNGQAITILWRGMPVFVRNRTPEEIEKAKNVAVSDLKDPVARILGSTAEIPATDGNITKPGKENWLVAIGICTHLGCVPKGQNPGDPRGPYGGWFCVCHGSIYDTAGRVRGGPAPRNLDIPPYDFIGDTKIKLG from the coding sequence ATGAACGCGACTGTTGAAGATATCGGAGGCGACGTATCGCGCCGCGATTTTCTCTATCTCGCCACCGGCGCGTTTGCCGCGATCGGTGCAGCGGGAGCGCTCTGGCCGTTGGTCGACCAGATGAACCCCGATGCGTCCGCCTTGTCTCTGGCGACAATCGAAGTCGATCTCGCTCCGATCCAGAACGGCCAGGCCATCACCATTTTGTGGCGCGGCATGCCCGTTTTTGTGCGGAACCGGACGCCCGAAGAAATCGAGAAGGCGAAGAACGTGGCCGTCAGCGATCTGAAAGATCCCGTGGCGCGCATCCTTGGCAGCACCGCGGAGATCCCCGCGACCGACGGCAACATCACGAAGCCCGGCAAGGAAAACTGGCTTGTGGCCATCGGCATATGCACGCATCTCGGCTGTGTGCCGAAGGGTCAGAACCCCGGCGACCCGCGCGGGCCTTATGGCGGCTGGTTCTGCGTTTGTCACGGCTCGATCTACGACACGGCCGGCCGCGTCCGTGGAGGCCCCGCGCCGCGCAACCTCGATATTCCGCCCTATGACTTCATCGGCGACACGAAGATCAAGCTCGGCTGA
- a CDS encoding YgaP family membrane protein — MTSNVGGLDRILRIVVGLGLIALVYVGPQTPWGWLGVVPLATAFIGFCPAYRLLGIRT; from the coding sequence ATGACAAGCAATGTCGGCGGACTTGACCGCATCCTGCGGATCGTCGTGGGCCTTGGTCTCATCGCGCTCGTCTACGTCGGACCGCAGACGCCCTGGGGCTGGCTCGGTGTCGTTCCGCTCGCAACCGCCTTTATCGGTTTCTGCCCCGCCTACCGCCTGCTCGGGATCAGAACCTGA
- a CDS encoding Rid family hydrolase — MLKVIARDGVSFKRFCGDDGDEEYQIVIVPPGHLAFEAQLRHMQAAYEDVQKSLGLDAGSAVFRRLFLSDALNQTALVKDSDLAADRCGNPVATSIVQQPPLPGGKIALLAYHINSKAPMTKTRLAARHVLVTRNGRRHFWSAGLGSLPSNPEPDAAEQTNAIFATLADALHGLGGSLAANCVRTWIYLRNADVFYQGMVTARRELFERAGLTAETHYIASTGIEGGSPNRHEVVSMDALSLLDLEPGQVSYLNDFDMLCATKDYGVTFERGTRIAFADRAHLYISGTASIDRRGRVLHPGDVCRQLDRAIANVDALLRSGGASRDDMQHLIVYLRDASDYPRISGMLRESFPDVPAVVVHGPVCRPEWLVEIEGIAAVSENNRSLPAF, encoded by the coding sequence ATGTTGAAGGTTATTGCGAGGGACGGCGTCAGCTTCAAGCGGTTTTGCGGCGATGATGGCGACGAGGAATACCAGATCGTCATCGTGCCGCCGGGTCATCTCGCTTTCGAAGCCCAGTTGCGGCACATGCAAGCCGCTTATGAGGACGTTCAGAAGTCGCTCGGCCTCGACGCGGGCAGCGCCGTGTTCCGGCGTCTCTTTCTGAGTGACGCGCTGAATCAGACCGCTCTCGTCAAGGACAGCGATCTGGCAGCGGATCGGTGCGGCAATCCCGTCGCCACCTCCATCGTGCAGCAACCTCCATTGCCCGGCGGGAAGATCGCGCTCCTCGCCTATCACATCAACAGCAAGGCGCCGATGACGAAGACGCGGCTGGCAGCGCGGCACGTGCTCGTCACGAGAAACGGCCGCCGCCACTTCTGGAGCGCGGGGCTCGGCTCGCTTCCGTCCAACCCTGAGCCAGACGCGGCGGAACAGACGAATGCCATTTTCGCGACGCTCGCCGACGCGTTGCACGGCCTCGGCGGCTCTCTCGCGGCGAACTGCGTGCGCACATGGATCTATCTGCGCAACGCGGACGTGTTCTACCAGGGAATGGTGACGGCGCGGCGGGAGTTGTTCGAGCGCGCCGGTCTCACCGCCGAGACGCATTATATCGCGAGCACCGGGATCGAAGGCGGTTCGCCCAACCGCCATGAGGTGGTTTCGATGGACGCTCTGTCGCTCCTCGACCTCGAACCGGGGCAGGTCTCCTATCTCAACGACTTCGACATGCTGTGCGCGACGAAAGACTACGGTGTCACCTTCGAACGCGGCACGAGAATCGCCTTCGCCGACCGCGCTCATCTCTATATTTCCGGAACCGCCAGCATCGACCGAAGGGGACGCGTGCTGCATCCCGGCGACGTATGCCGTCAACTCGACCGCGCCATCGCGAACGTCGACGCGCTCCTTCGCTCGGGGGGCGCCTCCCGTGACGACATGCAGCATCTGATTGTCTATTTGCGCGACGCGTCGGACTACCCGCGCATAAGCGGCATGCTGCGCGAAAGCTTCCCCGATGTGCCCGCCGTCGTCGTCCACGGGCCGGTTTGCCGCCCGGAGTGGCTTGTCGAAATCGAGGGGATTGCCGCAGTCAGCGAAAACAATCGCTCGCTGCCGGCATTCTGA